CAGCTAGACTGTGATATTAACTGATCAGGCTTGTGGGAGCATTATCTGTCAGTCTAGTGAGTAAGTGTACACGCTTGACCTTGGTTGAATTGTTCTGTGAGTTCTAGATATCTTTTTGATTGACTCTTGCATGTGTGGTATATATTATATGCATTGTTAAAGCAGTGCCAgagtctctttttaaaaataaaattaaaaattctGCAATGTTTTGTGGCCGTCATGACCTcatgtgtttttcctctttctctctgcccccGGGCTTTAATTGGCTGTGTAGGTGGAATGAAATTAACAACATGAGTCACAACAGGTCCTTCTTTGTCCTGGAGCTAGCcaacagagaggagagtgtccAGTTCCAGACCGTAAGTTTCTCTTCCCCATTCCATTGAAAATGTCAGTTTCTTATTGGATTTAGCTAAATTAAAGAGTGCCGTCGCCGTGTAGTTTACCGTCGGCTCGTCTGAACAACGcacctctgtttgtgtgtggctgtaTTGGCCAAAAAGTATTTGAGGGCATACACAGGATTGGCTTTGCTTCGAGATAACTAAGCAAACACCACCTCTGTACTAATTGCCTCACCATCTCAtgacttttcttctctttttttttcttcctttttttttttgtgtaggAAGACATGGAAACCTCCAAATATGTGTGCCGGATGTGTCTGGCCAGACTCAAGTTTTATAAGATTAACAAGAGTAGCctgtaagtgttttttttcctcttcttttttaacACGTCTAGCCTAGTTCCTGTCTCTTTTGTTCCTTGTCATCTCGTGCATGTGTCTCCTCCTTTGGTGTAGCCTCActtctatcctcctctcttCAGAGAGGAGTGTGACCCCCTGCCTTCTGAGGGCTCCCAGAAGTCCCTTCTCACTCTATCCTTTCCTCGCTTTCCAATGCTCTCTCGTCCCTCTCTGCCTTCCAATAAGGGGTGAGCAACACTCTCGGCCACCGCCTACATGTGGCTATCAAGCAGGGGCCAACACCCATCCCTCCCTTATTGCATAGCCAACCGTGCACAGCAAACATGCTCTCTGCTGTATATATGAAATGGGCCCTTGGTTACTAAGCATGTAGGGACTTTTCatccaagtaaaaaaaactaatatttgatTTACTAGTTATTGTGTGCGTGATTGGACCAGAGAAAGAATAGCCTGTTTTGATGAAGTTAAAGGGGATCATAATCAATGAAATTAAAGCATTGTAAAATCCACAGGGATCTTTCTTCTCAGCACTATTTGTACaataaagattacatttttttgtatttatttttatttattattacaccATCTCTTGCAGTAATTAATTCCTTTAGCTTTCATCAAATATTTCCAGATCTACTGTAAATTTGTCTAAGCTTActctatattttattttgtttctttttaacagAAGTTTACCATGTTTTGTTAAATGCTAGTCAATCAAAATTAATAACACATTGCACAACTCTTCTCCATTATGCCATGCTTGCTGGTGTAATTAAGAAAAAATATTGTATAGAGTACTGGAGAAGAGTTGTGCAACATCTTGGATTCGTCTTGCTGTGTGCGTTTTCAAAGTTAAATGTCAAAAGGACAAAGTAAGTTCTTGGAAGAAGCATTGTAAGTAGTTGCGCTTTTGGTCTAGGTCACCTTTTTTAACTGACATTTGTTTTCCCACCAGCCAAACCCAGCCTACAGTCGTTAACCCGGTCAGACGGAGATCGTCTACTAGAATATCTCTGGTATTGGCCTTGCTCACTCAAAACACACTTCACATTTCGTGTGCTTGTATAATTCCCTGATGAATTCTATGGGATCGTCACTACACAGTTCTATTTAATTCTTTGCTCTTGGACTGTATTTCAATCATATGCGTAACTGAATCCCTCTCGTTGTTTTACAGCCAAAGCCTCAGGCCTACATGATGCCACCGCCACAAATGCACTACAACGGTCATTTCACAGAGCCTTACACATCATCACAAGGTAACTACGAGAGATTGGCCTGCAACTAGGAACCTGAAAATGACTGCACAAGATGGCTTTTGAAGTTATTACATGATGCACTGTCCTCATCTAGTGAATTAATTGTAATTATAATTCTCTTGTAAACTTTAGGATGTCTTGTTTATTTGCTGTCCCACAGACAACCTGTACATGAACAGTCAGAACGGTTATTACTACCATTCCCAGACAAGCCTGGACTGCTCTCCTCTGGAATACAGCAGCGGAGGGCGTTTACGTAACGGCAGTGTGTACAGCGCCCACAGTACCAGCTCTCTAACCAATCCCCAGCACTACCATCAGCCCTCACCCATGTCCTCCAACCCCTCTATTACTAGCGATATCACCAGGCCGGACTATGTCCCCTCTCATCGCCACAGCGCTCTCATACCACCTTCTTACCGTGCCACGCCCGATTATGAGACAGTGATGCGTCAGAAGACccggggagcaggaggagggatgCTTTTGTCCCAAGAACACCGACAGAGCCACTCCATGAGGAACTTGAATATTGGAAACTCCTACGCCTACCGCCGGCCAGACCATCTAGTTTACAGCCAGCCAGAGATCAGAGGGGAGCATGGCGGAGCAGCCCAACACCATCACTATCCCTTCCATCTTGGCTCCAGCTTTCACAGCCCTTCTCCATATCCCTACCCTACAGAAAGGAGGCCTGTAGTAGGGGCGGTTAGTGTCCCGGAGCTGACAAATGTCCAGTTACAACAGGCCCAGGAGTATCCCGCCCCGAACATCATGAGAACACAAGTGTACCGACCACCTCCACCCTACCCATACGCCCACCCTCGGCCTGCTAACAGCACACCGGACCTGTCGCGTCACCTGTACGTCAGCAGTAGCAACCCAGACCTGATCATCACGAGGCGTGTGCATCACTCAGTCCAGACTTTCCAAGAGGACAGCCTGCCCGTCGCCCACTCTTTACAAGAGGTGTCGGAGCCTCTTTTCAACGGACCCCCACAGAGACAACCGTACCATGCTCAGAAGCGGAACTCCATTGAGATTGCCGGATTAGCGCATAGTCTCGAGGGGATGAGGGTGAAAGAGCGAACTGTGTCTTCTTCTGCAGCTGAAGCTGCCACGCCCCCTCCGGCCCTGCGTGGCGTTCGCTCCCAGGGCTCTCAACTCAACGTGTTTTTGGAACGTACCAAGACTGGGGACAGGAGTGACATTAAGGAGGACGTGCAGTATGGACACAAAAAGTCCCTTTCAGATGCCACCATGCTGGTTCACAGTAgtggggaagaagaggagttTGAGGAAGATACCGGACGTCACATTCCACTTTCTAAGGATGCAATAGCAGCGGCTGTTACTGACCAGCCGTCCCAACCGCACCAAAGCTTGacatctctctcttctctgacGCCTCAGCAACAGGCTCCCATAGAGCCGCCTCCCGCATATCCCATAGGCTCCTCTCTGGACCCCTCCATAACCAGTTCCTTGACTTACAAGGTTCACCCCCTGATCCAAGAGAGTGAGCCGCTGTACTTGCTGTCAGATTTACGGCAGCCCAGGATTATGCCTTCGGTGTCTGAGGGAGACCTGAGTGGCCAGGCCAAgcagaagaataaaaaagacttaaaaaaGAGGCCCGTGTCTGATGTGCCTCCTGGGAAGAAAACCGTAGAAGGTTTGCCCCCTCCGGTGAGTCCTGTTCcgaattacattacattaataaacatttttaaattgagaAATATAGATATTTCTCCATGCTGCCTCTGAGAGATATCATATGTGTCCTCTCTAAAGGAATagagaattaaatgtgtacGAAAGCAAGATTGATGATTTAGCAACTAGTTAATTGTTTCAGCATTTTATCATAACATTCAATCGTACTCCAGCTTTATATTGCTCTTTAGTTGCACTGTAATACCTCAGAGAACCCTGttccaaaaaagaagaaacaactcCTGGTATCTTATCCAGATGTAGCAGGTCAGTGCTTCGGCACTTGGCAGGAGAACCCGCAGGTTGCCAGTATTAAGTCCCCTCACAGACCAAGTCCACAGTGTGGACTGGTAGCTGGAGAGGTGCCAGTTCACCTTGTGGCCACTGAACCCCCCACTGCTCAGGGTACCATCCACCGAGGCAGCCCCCTCACCATGATATCTCTCCGTACCTAATGCAGGTGTAACGCTCCATAAATGAGTGTTTTCCCttgagagataaaaaaaaaaagtgtacattatcattattttctATAAAAGTGGGTTGTagcatctttgtttttttttttctcgacaaCAAGGCATGTCTGTGTCTCTTATTTGGGTCACATGAGTATGGACCTAGTAATAGAAGTGGTTTCAGTGGCAGCTTTGAATGACGCAAACAAGCGCACTCTGACACACATTGAAAGAATGGAGTTGGAAAACCGGACAGGTGACATTCACTGAATAAACACCTAGCGTTGCCCCTCCCTTCTTGTCCACTTACTTCTTGACTGCAAggctcacacacgcgcacacacacacacaatcgtccTTACTTGTTCTGTCTCGACTCTGTTGTCACATCAGGGTATGAAGAAGGGAGCAAGGTCAGAGGTGAAGAAGATGGGCCCTCTGAAGGTGGCACATCTCAATGGACTGTCAGTTTCCAGGCAGCCAATGAACGAAACGGTGAAGGATGAGCCTGAACGAGCCTCTAATGACGAGAGGGTAGGACACCCAAGAGTCTTTGATTATTGTGATTTGCTTCTTGACAGATGGAAATGTTGAGTTTAGGCAATGTAAACTTTTGAGATATGAGATTTGTTCCTGTTGTGGTAATGACTTCCTAACCGGGAGCTTCTGGTTTGATCTTGTTCCAGGCGTTAACATACAGCTGAACTAGTCAGCCTTGTTAATCTAGATGTAGGTTGCTTTGACAATGAAGGTAAATTCCAGACgcataacagaaacaaaaaccTAATGAGCTCTTTAGCCCACAACGATGATAATGCttctcatttctgtgttttgacTAAGACAGAGTTCTGCTATATATTTGGTTTCTAGAGATTTGTACAAAAATAggaatatttttaaaaggagcAGATCAATTAATCAAACCGATTTTCATCCAAAGTTTGGCGTATTCCTGCTGCAACACCATTTACCACGGAATAGTTTGTCCTCTCTTCCTCAGTGATAGGAGGTGCCCTGATATTTTCATCATTAACAAACATGACAGCTCACCATGTCATTTGTCTATTTAtcaaattaaatggattttGCCTCGTCAAAATGAGGTTAACTTGTTTATGAGTCGGCACTACATTATCTGTGGCAGTGATGCATTTACCGTttccttgtttgtgtgttagtgtaAAGTTCTGGAGCAGCATATGGAGAGGGGCGAGCTGCTGAAAGAGTACGAGAGTATCCCAAAGCGTCGTCCAGCAGGCGAATGCACCATCGCCCAGCTGCCAGAGAGCGGAGATAAAAACCGCTTCCAGGACGTCCTGCCTTACGATGACACCCGAGTGGAGCTGGTTCCCACTAAAGAGAACAACACAGGATACATAAATGCATCACATGTTAGAGTAAGTTGCACAGAGATTAATCCTAATCCTTAACTCTTGGCAAATCACTTTGCAATTATCTTTGTTACATAAACAAGCACCTACACACCCCGAGGAAATATTTTGATGACAAATGACTGCTCGTGATTTTGTCATTTACTTAAAATGCagttttttctttccttggtTATTTCTGTGAATTTAAGGTTGGGCAATATTAGCAACATCCAATGTGCCCCACAAAGCGGAAACCATGTCACAGTTTCCCAAATACTCTAATGGAAACTCTTTAATTCTCCTGGTGTAGAAGGCGTGCTACTCGTACAGCTGCTTAGTCACAGTCCCGACTTCATTATCGACTCTGACACAATAAAAGTACTCCGCTGCTACTCTTATAAcgtctcttgtctcccgtctcATTAGATCACGGTCGGTGGACAGGAGTGGAGCTACATCGCCTCGCAGGGTCCCCTGTCGAATACATGTCAAGACTTCTGGCAGATGGTGTGGGAACAGGGCGTCTCCATCATCGCCATGGTCACTGCTGAAGAGGTGCGTTGATGTCACATTTACAGCGCCACgtatttcattcattcatcatttccTGGGTTGACGTTTTGTGTGTCGTCTGCTTCCTTCAGGAGAGCGGCAGAGAAAAGAGCTTCCGATATTGGCCCAGACTCGGCTCACGACACAACACGGTGACATACGGTCGCTTCAAGATCACAACGCGGTTCCGCACGGAGTCCGGTTGCTACGCCACCACCGGGCTGAAGATCAAACACCTACTAACAGGCCAAGAGAGAACTGTCTGGCACCTGCAGTACATAGACTGGCCGGACCACGGGTGTCCTGAGGACTTGAAAGGCTTCCTGAGTGAGTGGGATCTGTAGCCGCTTATCCTTTTTAAGGTCATCGTGCTTTTATGATCGGATATCATCCTGGGAGACAGAAAATAGGACTTGTGTTTTGCATTAACAGCAACATAAAATCCCCATGGTGCGATGATACTAGATACATTTTTAGCTAAATTAAAATAACTAGGGAAGACGATCCCCTCGAACATATAGCTCATTGTCAAAActgctgtatttatttgttgtgatttgtttttttcccagctTACCTTGAGGAGATCCAGTCTGTGAGGAGACACACAAACGGTATCAGTGACCCAAAGAACACCAACCTACCTGTACTGGTCCACTGCAGTGCTGGAGTGGGACGGACTGGTGTGGTCATCCTGTCTGAGATCATGATAGCCTGTCTGGAGCACAATGAGGTAACCTCCTCACTTAAAATAAGACTGCTTTTTTCAAGTTATGACCTCATGTATATTCTTGGTTGCTTTTCCGTCCGTGTATTAAGATGAAATGCTGCTGCCTCTCGTTTCAGACGCTGGATGTCCCAAAATACCTGTTGAACCTGCGCCGTCAGAGAATGATAATGGTTCAGACCTTGTCTCAGTACACCTTCATCTACAAGGTCATCATCCAGTACCTCCGCAACTCCAGGCTCATATGAGCACAAGTGTCTGTCCGGCCGGACTTCGTCCACCAGCATCCACTGTCCTCACAGGTGATGGGGTGTTAGCTccagatgaatggatgaatttGGTCACTGCAGCATTTGGCGGACCCCTTCTGGTCAAGTCTTTGATCATGCAAGGCTGAAGGAATGATGTGAAACTACAAAAAATAAGCAATACCACATGAAGGAGCATAAAGACTTATGACCTGCCTCGAAacagtattatatattttattttttacatacatTATTGCTTAATAAAGCCTAGCACTTTCTCCAAGTACTTTGCTGTACATAATGAACCAATGTtatgctgcatttaaaaaaaaaaaaaaaaaaaaaaaactattacagcattttttgttctcttaaatgtgttttttattgcagtttGGTAACTATTGGTTCTGATGATGAAGGCTTTTGTGGAGTAATAAAGAGTTAGTGTTCAGATGGATTTGAACTTCATCATGTGGCCTGTGGTGGTACAGGCAGGGGTTTGTCCCTGCATTGAACTTCATGAGAATACAGATTTACGTTCAACAGAATGACGCTAATGCATCCCATACTCCCCACGAGTTGGCTGTGCTACTTGGTGTGAGCAATCTTCATGTTCAATAAGCCCTTGAACCCACGACATCTACAACAAAGCACATGCTAACAACATATATCCATCATCTCTGGACAGAGAATATACATGTCTTTGTTAAACACTGGATTGATGCAAAGTATAAACGCATTGCACAGGTTTCAGAAATCTATAGTTGAACGAAGAGAAACAATGACGGCAGATTTGAGTAAAACTGGAATTTTTATACTCGTAtttttcatcccttttttttttttaatcatgagAACCAAGTGCTGTATTTgatcaaaaacaatatatttaagatattttttCACGACAAAGTGCCTATATAATCTACCTTGTACCGTTGAAAGGACTGTATGTCTGCACAATATGAAGGACATTTAATGTGTGAAGTGCAGTGATTGTTTATTCATGCCAGTTGATACATTTGAGAAACATCCCTGCAAGAAGTTCATGTATTGCAAACAAAAATGATCAGACTTGGACTCCCTTGGGTTGAGCCAGCTGGTCCTTTGTGTCATTAAGTATGTAAACACTAGGAAGTGACACCATGGAGCTGTGGTCTGAAGGGCGTCGCTAGTTTCAGTATCCCGTCTGCCACACTTGTTTCCACTCTAGTGAGGAGAGTCCATGTGCgatcacttcctgctgcagctAAAGGGAATATTTTCAGAGTGCAGTTGTGGCATTCACCTGAACGGAAACGAGGCTTGCAGGCACGGCAAAGTTTACATATATTTAACAAAGTTCATTTGAAGTATTTTGCCTATATTATCAATTCAAGGCAGCAACTTAATTTATAACGTGGCCAAAGTGAAGCAATTGTTAATCCCTCGTTGTCTTACCCcggtgtttttgttgttgcatgcGTGGGCAGGGATCCGACTTAACTGGAGAAAAATACGTCTCTGATGTCAAGATGCGTTTCTCTACTGGATCTTTAAGATCCGCCCCGTGCGAATTGGCTTCaggttttgtgttttaacatACTGATCCAGTCTTAGTGTGGAGACTTGAGTGATTTTTGTGGCCACGGTGTAACAGGTTTGTCCATGTACAGGTATGTTTATAATGtacacaatgtaaaaaaaatgtcttatgAATATTGGATAATGTACAAACTATGTATAAACTTTTATCTATTGAACAAAAAATGATGCCATTGGGGAGAAGTGTCGGAACATCTTTTCAGCAAATAAAaatttgaaatatataatttgGTCTATTCGGTTAAAGATAATGTGCCGAGTTTCTGTTTACATCAATCTATCATGCCAGCTTGAAttaggcagtggttctcaatgTCTGGTTGCACTATTTCAGTATCTGTTAAATCAACATAAGGTGTTTGATTGGTGGAGATCTTTTATTCAATTATTTcagagggtgggggtggggggtgggggggagaggaTCACAGCTGGTACAGAATCAAAGAAATTAGGAGatttgtgtgtgaaatgtaaagtaaaatacAGATTTGAATACTTGGAATCCTAAACTTGTCCTATAGCAGTGTTTCAGTCTTCAAGGTTTTACATTGACACCCATTAGTGTTTAGCAAAGATTACTTTTCTACGTTCGCCTTTTAGCTTCAACActcatctttaaaaaacacttcaatTACATAATCTCAAATAGTCAGAATACATACTCAAACCTTCTTTAAAATCAATGTGTTGTATGGATGTAAGAAACAGTATTATGGTCCAATGCAGATGTTGGATCATTTGTTCAAATAAAAGTATGTGTAATGACTGgtatttatttccatttaaatagagttaaaagcaaaatataaacactaagtacaaaaaaaagggagtatTAAAAACGATCtaaaatgaagatgttttacTGTCAGATAAAAATAATTTCTCCCTCCATGACAACAGAAATGCGTTAATGTCAAACACGACACTCGgatcacaaaaacaaactcaatCAGTAGAAATCAATACTGGtacctccctctctttcctccatgtccaccaCGGTTCTGTCCACCCCCTCTccaacctccacctcctcttgaACTACCTCCTCCCCAACCACCagcccctcttcctccaccccctcttcctccatcttgtCTTTTTTGCCAAGGTGGCATCTCAGGACGTGGGGCTTCAATCTCTGAGGGACGTCCTCCTCTGTCTGGGACTCTCCCCATGAGGATCTGTGGATGGGCGAGAAGACGAGAGATGTTGCCTCATTAGAAAAACATCAGACTTGAGTCATTCAtttggaaagagagagaacggTTATTCTTTACTTTGTTGACAGCACAAGCAGTCTTCTCCCTGCTGGAGCCGCTGCTGGTCTTCACCATGTTGCAGATGTCTTCTCTGGCAGCCAGCAGCTCAGCCATATCCACTGTGGCCTGTGGCCTCAGAGAGTGTCTCCTAGGCTGATAGGCCTTCGCCATGCTGTCCACCTTTACCTGACAAACAGGAAAACACATGATAAAAATCAGCTTCTTCTCCCTTGATTGTCGTCAGTTTGGACTCCCCTGTGATGGAGACTGAGGGCAAAAAGCATTGTGATTATTGTATAAACGTGCCTTGGCTCTGTCTGACCACCCAAATGACTGGATTGTGACATCCAGCCGTTTGATCAGCATCTTGCGCCGACACTCATACTCTGAAGACAGAGCTGTGTTTATGTTGTGCAACTTCTCCTGcagagatttttaaaaaaaaaacaagag
The genomic region above belongs to Cyclopterus lumpus isolate fCycLum1 chromosome 22, fCycLum1.pri, whole genome shotgun sequence and contains:
- the ptpn21 gene encoding tyrosine-protein phosphatase non-receptor type 21; translation: MPLPFGLKLKRTRRYTVSSKSCLVTRIQLLNGEFVEFTLSVESTGQECLEAVAQRLELREITYFSLWYFNKQNQQRWIDLEKPLKKQLDKYGLEPTVYFGVVFYLPSVTQLQQEITRYQYYLQLKKDVLEGRISCSLEQAIRLASLAVQADFGDFNRYDSQDFLQKFALFPIDWIQDERVLEEATQKVALHYQSFRGLSAPEAEMLYMQEVEKMEGYGQESYQAKDSSGADVSMGACLDGIFVKHKNGRPLSFRWNEINNMSHNRSFFVLELANREESVQFQTEDMETSKYVCRMCLARLKFYKINKSSLQTQPTVVNPVRRRSSTRISLPKPQAYMMPPPQMHYNGHFTEPYTSSQDNLYMNSQNGYYYHSQTSLDCSPLEYSSGGRLRNGSVYSAHSTSSLTNPQHYHQPSPMSSNPSITSDITRPDYVPSHRHSALIPPSYRATPDYETVMRQKTRGAGGGMLLSQEHRQSHSMRNLNIGNSYAYRRPDHLVYSQPEIRGEHGGAAQHHHYPFHLGSSFHSPSPYPYPTERRPVVGAVSVPELTNVQLQQAQEYPAPNIMRTQVYRPPPPYPYAHPRPANSTPDLSRHLYVSSSNPDLIITRRVHHSVQTFQEDSLPVAHSLQEVSEPLFNGPPQRQPYHAQKRNSIEIAGLAHSLEGMRVKERTVSSSAAEAATPPPALRGVRSQGSQLNVFLERTKTGDRSDIKEDVQYGHKKSLSDATMLVHSSGEEEEFEEDTGRHIPLSKDAIAAAVTDQPSQPHQSLTSLSSLTPQQQAPIEPPPAYPIGSSLDPSITSSLTYKVHPLIQESEPLYLLSDLRQPRIMPSVSEGDLSGQAKQKNKKDLKKRPVSDVPPGKKTVEGLPPPGMKKGARSEVKKMGPLKVAHLNGLSVSRQPMNETVKDEPERASNDERCKVLEQHMERGELLKEYESIPKRRPAGECTIAQLPESGDKNRFQDVLPYDDTRVELVPTKENNTGYINASHVRITVGGQEWSYIASQGPLSNTCQDFWQMVWEQGVSIIAMVTAEEESGREKSFRYWPRLGSRHNTVTYGRFKITTRFRTESGCYATTGLKIKHLLTGQERTVWHLQYIDWPDHGCPEDLKGFLTYLEEIQSVRRHTNGISDPKNTNLPVLVHCSAGVGRTGVVILSEIMIACLEHNETLDVPKYLLNLRRQRMIMVQTLSQYTFIYKVIIQYLRNSRLI